In Miscanthus floridulus cultivar M001 chromosome 5, ASM1932011v1, whole genome shotgun sequence, one genomic interval encodes:
- the LOC136450505 gene encoding L-ascorbate oxidase homolog, producing the protein MVWSAGRMAMRGASAALLVLALVAAVARAEDPYHFFEWKVTYGTRTIMGTPQKVILINDLFPGPTINCTSNNNIVINVFNMLDQPLLFTWHGIQQRKNSWQDGMPGTMCPIQPNTNFTYHWQPKDQIGSFFYYPSTGMQRAAGAYGLISVHSRDLIPVPFDTPADDFPVLVGDWYTKDHAVLAKNLDAGKGIGRPSGLVINGKNEKDASNPPMYNVEAGKTYRFRVCNVGIKASFNIRIQNHIMKLVEMEGSHTMQNDYDSLDLHIGQCLSFLVTADQKPGDYLLVASTRFIKEVSSTTAAIRYKGSSAPPQAKLPESPSGWAWSINQARSFRWNLTASAARPNPQGSYHYGQINITRTIKLGMGRGKVDGKERFGFNGVSHVDPETPVKLAEYFNATDGVFQYDLIGDVPPAKSAPTKMAPNVIRAEFRTFIEVVFENPEKSIDTIHIDGYAFFAVGMGPGKWTPASRSTYNLLDTVSRHTIQVYPRSWTAVMMTFDNAGMWSIRSNIWERNYLGEQLYVSVISPERSLRDEYNMPETSLRCGKVVGLPMPPSYLSV; encoded by the exons ATGGTGTGGTCGGCTGGGAGGATGGCAATGCGAGGCGCCTCCGCCGCGCTGCTCGTGCTGGCGCTCGTCGCCGCCGTGGCGCGCGCGGAGGACCCCTACCACTTCTTCGAGTGGAAGGTGACGTACGGGACGAGGACCATCATGGGGACGCCGCAGAAGGTGATCCTCATCAACGACTTGTTCCCCGGGCCTACCATCAACTGCACATCCAACAACAACATCGTCATCAATGTCTTCAACATGCTCGACCAGCCGCTCCTCTTCACCTG GCACGGCATCCAGCAGAGGAAGAACTCGTGGCAGGACGGCATGCCGGGCACCATGTGCCCGATCCAGCCCAACACCAATTTCACGTACCACTGGCAGCCCAAGGACCAGATCGGCAGCTTCTTCTATTACCCCAGCACCGGCATGCAGCGGGCGGCGGGCGCCTACGGGCTCATCAGCGTCCACAGCCGTGACCTGATCCCGGTCCCCTTCGACACGCCGGCCGACGACTTCCCGGTCCTGGTTGGCGACTGGTACACCAAGGACCACGCCGTCCTGGCCAAGAACCTGGACGCCGGCAAGGGGATCGGCCGCCCCTCGGGTCTCGTCATCAACGGCAAGAACGAGAAGGACGCGTCGAACCCGCCCATGTACAACGTGGAGGCCGGCAAGACGTACCGGTTCCGCGTCTGCAACGTGGGCATCAAGGCGTCCTTCAACATCCGCATCCAGAACCAcatcatgaagctggtggagatGGAGGGGTCCCACACCATGCAGAACGACTACGACTCGCTGGACCTCCACATCGGGCAGTGCCTGTCGTTCCTGGTCACCGCCGACCAGAAGCCCGGCGACTACCTGCTGGTGGCGTCCAccaggttcatcaaggaggtGAGCAGCACCACAGCGGCGATCCGCTACAAGGGGTCCAGCGCCCCGCCCCAGGCCAAGCTGCCGGAGAGCCCCAGCGGGTGGGCGTGGTCCATCAACCAGGCCAGGTCCTTCCGCTGGAACCTGACGGCGAGCGCGGCGCGGCCCAACCCGCAGGGGTCGTACCACTACGGCCAGATCAACATCACCCGCACCATCAAGCTCGGCATGGGCCGCGGCAAGGTGGACGGCAAGGAGCGGTTCGGCTTTAACGGCGTGTCGCACGTGGACCCCGAGACCCCCGTGAAGCTCGCCGAGTACTTCAACGCCACCGACGGGGTGTTCCAGTACGACCTCATCGGCGACGTGCCGCCCGCCAAGTCCGCGCCCACCAAGATGGCTCCCAACGTCATCCGCGCCGAGTTCCGCACCTTCATCGAGGTGGTCTTCGAGAACCCCGAGAAGAGCATCGACACCATCCACATCGACGGCTACGCATTTTTCGCAGTCGG CATGGGGCCGGGCAAATGGACGCCAGCGTCTCGGAGTACGTACAACCTCCTGGATACGGTGAGCCGGCACACGATCCAGGTGTACCCGAGGTCGTGGACGGCGGTGATGATGACGTTCGACAACGCGGGCATGTGGAGTATCCGGTCCAACATCTGGGAGAGGAATTACCTCGGCGAGCAGCTGTACGTGAGCGTCATCTCGCCGGAGCGGTCGCTTAGGGACGAGTACAACATGCCAGAGACCAGCCTCCGCTGCGGCAAGGTCGTCGGCCTGCCAATGCCGCCGTCCTACCTCTCCGTCTAG